The DNA window CGACTGTAAGTTCGGTTAATGTAAAAGATCTTCCTGCAGATCCTACCACCGGTTTTGATCCTACCACCGGCATGCCTGTTGGTGATAAGAAAATATTTACCTTTTTCAGATTGGCTGACAGCAGTATTGTTCCCAATTCGGACAGTGCTACCACCAAGTGGGATATTGGTTTCCGTGGCAGTACCATCATCACCAATGGCGGTTCAAGTGGTCCCGGCCAGGGAGGTGCATTTATTTTTAGCGGTCTTTTTGCAGATTTGAAGGAAGTTCCTGCAGACAGTACATTTCGCGTGGATCAGAGTTTAACCAATACGGCTATTGGAAAAGGTTGGTACGATTATAATGGGGCAGCTATGGTGTTTACACCCAAGCCAGGGAAAGTTTTGGTAATTCGTACCGCTGATAACAAATACGCCAAACTGGAAATTCTCTCCTACTATAAAAATGCACCGGCAAATCCAACTCTTAACGACCCTGCTCGCTATTATACATTCCGTTATGTGTACCAGGCTGATGGGACAAAGAAATTTTAGATCAGGAGGATCTTTGTTAAATTAAATAGATTGGGTTTTAGCAGGCCGCATTTAAAATGCTGCAAACGTATTGCATCGCAGTTTCAAACTGCGATGATCATTTGGTTAAGTTATATTAGGTTTTAGCAGGCTGCATTTAAAATGCTGCAATCGTATTGCATCGCAGATGCAAACTGCGACAATCTGTGGGAGGAACAGAGTCAGAGGCGTTCAGTCACATTAGTTGGTTATCTTTGCCGTCTAATTTTTCAATATGGCAGATAATAAGATCATCTTTTCGATGGCAGGTGTGGGAAAGATTATTCCACCACAGCGGGTAATCCTCAAGGATATATATCTTTCATTTTTTTACGGAGCCAAGATTGGGGTCCTGGGATTGAATGGATCCGGGAAATCCACTTTACTGAAAATCATAGCAGGCATCGACAAGAATTACCAGGGTAAAATCGAGTTCGATGGCACTTATAAGATTGGCTACCTTGAGCAGGAGCCTACTTTGGATGAGACTAAGACTGTCAGGGAGATTGTGCAGGAGGGCGTGCAGGAGATAGTTGATTTGTTGAAAGAATATGATGAGATCAACTTAAAATTTGCAGAGCCGATGAGTGATGATGAAATGAACAAACTCATCAATCGGCAGGGAGAAGTTTCTGAAAAATTGGAAATAACCGGAGCCTGGGAACTCGACAACAAGTTGGAAGTTGCCATGGATGCATTGCGATGTCCTGAAGGAGATGTGCCGATTAATATATTATCGGGTGGTGAGCGTCGCCGTGTGGCTTTGGCAAGGCTTTTATTGAGCAATCCCGATATTTTACTGCTTGATGAGCCAACGAATCATCTGGACGCTGAATCTGTGCTTTGGCTGGAACAGTACCTGGCAAAATTTCCGGGGACTGTAATTGCAGTTACGCATGACCGTTATTTTCTGGACAATGTGGCAGGATGGATTCTTGAGTTAGACAGGGGTGAAGGAATTCCATGGCAGGGAAATTATTCATCCTGGCTGGAGCAAAAGACCAGCAGACTTGCCGGAGAAGAAAAGCAGGAAAGTAAAAAAAGAAAAGCCCTTGAGCGAGAGTTAGAATGGGTGAGGATGAATCCAAAGGGTCGTCAAGCCAAGAGTAAAGCCCGTTTAACAGCCTATGAGAAAATGGCCGGAGAAGAATCCAAAGAGAAGGAAGCTAAATTAGATTTATTTATTCCACCCGGACCTAGATTGGGTGATGTGGTCATTGAATTGAACCATGTGAGTAAAGCATTTGGTAATCGGGTGCTATATGATGACGTTTCTTTCAAGATCCCAAAGAATGCAATTGTCGGAATTATTGGACCCAATGGAGTAGGTAAGTCTACCTTATTCCGGATGATCATGGGCCAGGAGAAACCTGACCAAGGTGAAATCATTATTGGAGATACTGTGAAGCTCGCATACGTAGACCAGAGTCATAAAGACCTGCTGCCTGAAAAAAGTATTTATGATATTATTTCGGGTGGATTGGATTTAATTACTGTTGGAAATGTTTCGGTGAATGCACGAGCATACATCAGTAAATTTAATTTTGGAGGACAAGATCAAAGCAAAAAAGTAGGAATACTTTCAGGAGGTGAACGCAACAGATTGCATCTCGCCATGACCCTCAAAGAAGGAGGTAATGTATTGTTGCTCGATGAGCCTACAAACGATATTGACGTTAATACCTTACGGGCTTTGGAAGAAGCCGTTGAGAACTTTGCAGGATGTGTTTTGGTGATTTCTCATGACCGATGGTTCATAGACAGATTAGCAACTCATATTCTTTCATTTGAAGATGAAGGGCAGATCATATTTTTTGAAGGAAACTTTGCCGATTATGAAGAGAATAAAAAGCAGAGATTGGGCAATGTAGCACCGCATCGACCTAGATTTAAAAATCTGATCAAAAGTTAGCAACAGATTTTCCAGAGCGCAATATAAGTTTACAGCTTAATTGAATTTGAGTTGTTCGATTATTTGATTTTTGTATCAAACCAGAAATTGGTTTTAATATTGGTGTTAAACTCTGACAATTAAACTTCATTCATTCGGTACAAATAAAATTGTGCTCAGGAAGCTTCCATAAATTTTAAAATCAGGAGTCTCTTAATATTCAAGTTATTATGAAATGAGGGAGTCAGCATCGAAATATTAAGTTAAGCAGGATGCATACCACGGGCACCCAAAATTTACCTAAATGAAATTTGAATTTTGGTCAAGAGCTATTGGGGTATATTTTTTAAAAACTGATACAAGTGAAGCGTAAAGTGTAATGAGTTGTTATAAAATAGTTTATATATATTGGTTTGTATTCATGTCTTAAAGTGTCCTTAAATTAGATTAAGGAGCTTTGTATATTGACAATGAATGAGTTATTTTTATACCCTAAAAACCAAAGATCATGAGGATGTATTTATTTGTGGCGGTCCTGGTAATGGGTTTCAGTTCCGCCTTTGCTTACTCCCCCTCCCCTCTGAGCTTGACAGTGGAATGTCCGCAGCCAGTTAATTTGTTGGAGGGCCAGTCGTATGATACGACGGTCACCGGATTACCCAAAGTCATCGAAAATGATGGAGGAGCGGTTACCATCACCTATCTTGAATATTACACCAAGGGAAATTGTTCCAACAAGAATGACGTAGTGACCAGGATTTTCACAATCCGTAATGCAAAGGGAGATCTCCAGAGATGCAATCAGAGTATTTTTCTTAGACATCGGACCATTAATGAAATTAAATTTCCAACGGATACCACAGTTTCATATCCTAAAACCGGTTCGTTTGTGAGTGCAATCTTAGGTGTGCCTGACGAACTTGGAGCTTTAATTATTAGTTTTTCGGATACCAAATTGTCTTCAGGTTGTTCAAGTCCAGTGCGCATCAGAAGAGTATGGACCATAACAGATCGATGCACCGGAGCTGTGAACACGAGAACTTCACTGATCAATGTGCTTAACTACCAAAATAGTTTTGAGCATCAGAAAGTGGTGGAAGACGATCTATGTGATGAGGAAGGATTGATCAGTGTATCACCCTTGGGTGAGTTTGGTGCCTACACGTATGCATGGAGTAATGGTGCCACTACTTCGATCATCAGCAATCTTAAGCCTGGCATTTATTCTGTGGTGATTACAGATAAATTCAAATGCAATACTTTGGTTTCATTCGGACTGGAATCCATGTCCGTGAAGGCGGATGTTGGAGGAAGAATTGTTACCCAAAATGATTACCGGGTTTATCCGGATTCAATCTACATTACCGATGCGAACAATATCAAAAAATTCTGTTTGTCTGCAAATGGGGGATTGCACTATGGGTTCACGGTAAAAAAGCGCAACAGCGGATTTATGGAATACCGATTGGTCAAACGCACTGATCCGGTGGCCGGAATCTCGACAAAAGATGTGTTATTGATACAAAAGCACATTTTGGGAATTGAACGTTTTTCCGATACATTGAAATACTTCGCTGCAGATGTCAATAATAATTTTAATGTGACTGCTTCCGATATGACAGAGCTTCGAAGACTGATACTCGGGATAAAAGATAATTTTACAGCTGTATTGCCATGGTATTTTTTACGAACAGACTGGAAGCAGGTGATTGCGCCTTTTCAGAGTTTTCAGTCCATCCAATTCAAGGGCATACAGATCGTTAACTTTCCACGTCAAAATGCAGACATCCTAGCACTCAAAATGGGAGACATCGATTTAAGTTATCGACAAACATTCACAGGAAACCAGTTGGATCAAAGACTGAAAGGAACCAGTTGTAAATTGATCCAGGGACCTGTAAAAGTGGTTGGTAATCGAATGGTGGAAATTCCATTCTATCTGACAGCCAACCAGGATGTCATGGGCTTCCAGTTTGCCTTGAGTTTATGTGATGCTGGAGAAATTATTAAAGTGCGGTCTGTACAAATACCTGAAGAAAATATTCATTTGAAAGAAAATGCGCTTATTGTATCGCACAGTACCGGACTTCCTTTGATATGGAACAATCCGCAACCTGCATTTATTCTGACTTGTAGGGTAGATGCATTAAATGATATTAATTATGAGTTTTGTCTGAATGATAAAATCATTTCTGAATATTACGACAGGAACTTAGTAGAATGGGGGCTTGAATTGAATCAGAAAAATGAAATTCCAACTGATCATGTTTCTTACCATTTTAGTCCACAACCTGTGAAAGATCTGTTGCATATACGGTCTGAGCAAATTGGATTATCTTACCTCAGTGTATATTCTACAGATGGAAGAAAAATTGATCAATTGGCGTTTGAATCTGACCTTGATTATGATACAGGCGGTCTTCCCTCCGGATGTTATTTTTACCGGATTGAAAAGAATTCTTATGTCATGCAATCAGGGCGATTTGTGGTGAGCAAATAAATAGTTTTACTTTTACTTTTCAGTTTCTCCCTTGTAGATTTTTACAAAATTTCGATCAGGGATTTAATCGCTTACCACTGCGCAAAACAAACTTTTGTCTTTAAGGTATGGACGAATTCTGAACAGCTCCTCCAAATTTATGATGGCCAGAATATATGAGTAATCGTCACTGTAATATTCAGAAATGATCTGATGAAAATTAATCATTGTAAGGTCTTCTTTGGAATTGATGCGCAAGTAAATTTTTAGGTTTACATTCCTGGTAAATAAATTCGATCCGTTTTGTTCGTGTTTTTTATAAGAGTAGCGGTAGTGATAGGACAGTGCTGAAATATCTGATAAAACAGCACTCCCAGTGGGGTGGCTGCCGGCACCTCGTCCCTGAAAAAATTGCTCACCTGAAAATTCTCCTTCCACAATTACACCGTTGAATTCATTTTCTACTTTGTACAAATTATTTTTTTTGCTGATCAGGTGTGGAATGACATAAGCTGTAATTTGGTGTTCTGCTATTTTTTCAACAACGGGTAGTAATTTAATTTTAAATGATTTTTCTGAGGCAAATTTTATGTCGTGATCGGTAAGCTCGGTGATACCGATGGTGATTATATTCTCAGGTTCAATTATGATTCCGAAGGCATGCAGCGCTAATACAGCGGTCTTGAATTTTGCATCAAAACCTTCTACATCATTCGTAGGATCACTTTCTGCAAATCCAGCCTCCTGCGCTTGTTTAAGCGCAGTTGGGTAGGAGATTTGATCTTCAATTGTTTTGGTGAGAATGTAATTTGTAGTGCCATTGAAAATGCCCGATACTTTTAAAAGATTTTCATTGTCAAAGTATTCTTCAAGTGTTCTGATGATGGGTATGCTGCCGCATGCCGAGGCTTCATACAATAAACTCACCTGATGTTTCTCCTGCAAAGCAAAGAGTTCAGTTAAATGCAAGGCAAGCATTTTTTTATTGGCCGTGACCACATGTTTTCCATTGGTGATTGCGGTTTTGACAATTTCAAAAGCTTCCGTTGCATCGTCAATAAGTTCTACCACCACATCAATCTCTGGGTCATTCAGGATTTCATATTTATCATAAGTGATCATATTCGCACTTACAATCCTTTTTTTGTTTCGATCTTTTACACCAATTTTTTTGATGTTGGCTTTAAATCCGGTGCTGTGGTTAAGGACATAGTATAATCCTTGGCCCACACAACCAAAACCAAACAGTCCAATATTTAGTATTTTCATTTTTTCATTTATTTAATTGATTCAAGTGCCTGAAGTATGTCCTGATGTATGTCTTCGTATTCTTCCAGTCCTACTGAAATTCTTATAAGGCCATCTGTGATTCCGGTTTTCATTCTATCCTCCGGACTCAGTTTGCAATGTGTCGAGCTGGCCGGATGAGTTGCAATAGTTCGGCTGTCACCAAGATTGGGTGAGATTTTAATCATCTGCAAAGCATTCATAAATTGTTGCCCTGCATTAAGTCCTCCTTTTAAAGAAAAGGATACAATACCTCCCCCGGCGCGCATTTGTTTTTTTGCTATTGCATGTTGTGGATGTGAAGGGAGAAAGGGATAACGTAAGTATTCGATGGACGGATGATGTTCCAGATCAGTTGCCAGTTGTAAAGCATTGGCGCAATGCCGATCCATTCTCAGTGAAAGCGTTTCAATGCTTTTGCTTAAGATCCATGCGTTGAATGGTGAAAGTGAAGGACCCGTGATGCGTGCGAATAAATAGATTTCCCTAATTAAATCCTTGCGACCGACCACCACTCCACCGAGAACTCTTCCCTGGCCATCAAAATATTTAGTAGCTGAATGAATTACCAGATCCGCACCATATTTGATAGGTTGTTGTAAATAGGGTGTTGCAAAACAATTGTCCACCACTAAAATCAAGTTATGAGCTTTTGCAATTTTTCCTACCCATTCCAGATCAATGATTTCGATGGCAGGATTGGTTGGCGTCTCCAAATAAATAATTCGCGATTCGGGTTTAATCAGATTCAACAATTCATTTGGATGAGCGGCGCTGAAATAATCACATTGAATGTTGAACCTGGGATAGTATTTGGTGAATAAAGTATGGCTTGCACCGAAGATGGATGAGCAGGATATGATGTGGTCTCCAGCTTGAAGCAAAGGAGTAATGGCATGATAAATAGCGGACATGCCGGATGAGGTAGCTATACCGGCTTCAGCCCCTTCCAACTGACAAATTTTTTCTGCAAATTCATCCACATTAGGATTTCCGTAACGTGAATAAATATAATCATCCGTTTCTTCATTGAAAGCTGCCCGCAGATCTTCCGCCTGATCAAACACAAAACTGGAACTCAAATACAAAGGCACCGAATGCTCCTTGTTTTGCGATCGTTCTGATTGAGTACGAATGGCAATCGTATTAAAATTCTTCTTTTCCATTGAGTGTTATTTTTGAAATTATTTTTGCAGTGGGTTCCAGAGTTTTAGCCACAGAGCAATATTTATCCAATGATAAATCGATTGCTTTTTTGACCTGATCTACTGTAAGTTCGCCATTGATTTTAAAGTGAATTACAATCTTTCTATACAGGGAATAAGTTTCCAATTGTTCGCGGTCACCATCTAGAATGACTTCAAAGCTGCTGTATTTTTTTCTTTGTTTTTTTAGGATGTTGAGGACGTCTATCGCGCTGCAACCACCGAGTGAAGCCAGCAAAACCTGCATCGGCCTCATGCCTTTATTTTGCCCGCCAATATTTTCGGAGGCATCCATAATAAATGAGTTGCCACTTTCATTTTGGGCCTCCATGGTGAAGTTTTCATCTAAGAGTTTTATTACAATATCCATTATTTATAATTTAGAAATGATTTAACTATTTTGTTAATTTTTTTACCTTCTGTAAGGAATCCGTCATGGCCAAATGGAGAACTTATTATCTTAAGTTTAGCATTAGGAATATTTGCTGCCAGAAAATTTTGTTCACTGATTGGAAATAAAATATCTGTTGAAATTCCGATGACCAATGTTTTCGCAATGATTAGAGACAAGGAATTTTCTATACCGGCTCTTCCTCTTCCCACATCGTGCGAATCCATTACCGAGCTTAAAATATAATAAGAATCTGTGGTGAATCTTTTAGCCAGTTTTTCACCCTGGTATTGTTGATAGGAAATGGTGCCATGGTAGTCTGGTTCCTTTTGTTCGTCTAAAGTGCGGTGATACATTTGATAATTTCGGTAACTCAACATGGCAATCGCTCTGGCAGCTTTCAGACCATTTTCACCGGCATCAATGGCCATCCGCTGTGCTTCATTAAAAGCTACACCCCAGGCTGAATGTTTGGCATTGCAGGCGAGTAGTACCATGTGTTCTATGGATGATGGAACCTTGATTGCCCATTCCATGGCTTGTTGACCTCCTTGTGATCCACCGATGATTAAGAAAATTTTATTTAATTTTAAATGTGCATATAATAAGTGGTGTGCATTCACAAGATCTCTGGTGGTGAGTTTTATTTTGTTGAATGATAAACTTTGGTTGCCAGAATCAGTCTGTTTAAATTGTGTTCCATAACAAGAACCAAGATTGTTGGCACAGACAATAAAATATTTTTCAGGATCGAGCAATTTGTTTTTTCCAAATACCACATTCCACCAATCCGCAACATCAGAATTGGCGGTGAGTGCGTGACAAACCCATACAACATTTGATTGGTCCTTATTCAGCTTGCCATAGGTATGATAGGCAATTTGAAGATCGTGCAGGATGGTCCCGGATTCTGTAACAAATGGTTTTTCATGCCTGTATAATTGCACCTGATTCATTTTCTTTCTCGTTTTAAAGTATAAAAAAAAGAGCCTTGCGGGATGCAAGGCTCTTTTTAAGATTTTTTGAATATTTAATTAACTTAAATGTTCATATAGAGGCCTTGCAGGATGCTCACGCATACAACAACACATCATCAAACAACAAACATTTAAATTTTTCATGATCGAATTAGTGGTGCAAATAAAAGCTAATTTTAAAGAATGAAAAAGTCGTAATCATTATTTAACAAAAATTTATGAAACGAGCATAAAAAGAAATATCTGATTTCTATGTAAGACGAAATCAGGACTTGACCTTGATGCTGCAACCAATGGCTTTAGTAATGGAGGGATCAGGATCTTTTCCGTTCATAAGGGCTGCGATTGCGTTTTCAAGATATTTATCTTTTACCATGGCGGCATCTTTTGGGCTGTCGTCAATGGCGCCAATATATTTTACTACACGATTTTTATCCAATAGAAAAACATGAGGCGTTTTCGTAGCTCCGTACATTGGAAAAACTTCTTGTTTTTCATCAAACAGATATGGGAAATTATATTTATGTTTTTTGGCGATTTTTTTCATTTCCTTGGGTCCATCTTCCGGAACAACTGCAGGATCATTTGGATTGATGGCAATCACCGGGTAACCGGAATCGGTATATTTTGCACTGAGTTCAACGATTCTTTTTTCATACATCTTGGCATAAGGGCAGTGATTGCAAGTAAAGATGATGATATATCCTTTTGCATCTTTATAATCTGACATGCTCACAACCTTTCCGTTTATGTTTTTTAAACTGAAGTCGGTCGCTACATCACCAATCTTATATCCCTTTTGGGTAAAAGCCGTTAGACTTAAGGATAGTAATAGCATTAACATGATTAATTTTTTCATAAGCAGTAATTATTTTTTAGTGATTGAATTTATCCAATTGTGAATATCTGCAGCAGAATGGAATTCTTGTTCGGCGAAACCTCTTGTTTGATTCCCAATCACCAAGGTTGCAGGGATTGATCCTGTCCAGCTTGGCTCGATACGGTCGATATAGAAATTTGGATTGTTCTCATCGAGTACCATGACCTTTGACATCACATTCTTCTTTTTTAAGAAATTGCTGAGTTTGGATTGAGACCGATTTAGATCATCCAGGCTGACCAGATATAAAAGTTGTTTGGTACCTTTTATTTCCTGATTGAACGTTTCAAAATTGGGAAGCTCCTTCACGCAAGGTACGCACCAGGTGGCCCAAAAATTAAATACCCGCACCGTATCATCCTGAATGGACAACAGGTCTTCCAGATCACCCAGTTTGATGATCTGATAGTCTCCGGATTGGGCTTTCAGGTGTAGAGTAAGCCCCATTAGAAAGGCCAGCATGAGGTTTTTGATCTTCATCTCATGGAAACGGATGCAGGTGGTTGATTGTTTTAAATTTTCGGGTTCATTTTTATAAATTGGGGCTCGGGTGTGTGAATTAGTTTAATTTAGCCTTTGAATTATGCGTTGGAGCTTCAGGAGGACTTTGGTATTGCTTTCTTCGATATTGGTGTTGTATATCGTGGGGATTTTCTTTATTTATATTTTTATAGATTTCATCGTTTTTTCACCGGTGATACATCCTGCAAAGGCTCGATATAAGCTGGCTCTGCCTTACCAGGAAATCAAATTGAAACATCCAAACGGGGAACAGGTCAACATGTTGGCTTTCAACAATCAGGCACCTTTGAAGGGTTATATACTTTTCTTTCATGGGGCCAATAAAAGTGCAGATTTCTGGGCCGCTTATGCTCCATTTCTGACAGAGCGGGGTTTTAAACTGTACATCCCTGATTACCGTGGATATGGTAAATCAGATGGCAGTCCATCGGAGATCAGTTGGAATGAAGATGCCCAATTGGGGCTCACCTGGCTTAAGACACAGGTTTCTGAAGACAGTATTCTGTTCTACGGCGTTGGGCTGGGTGCTTCAGCTGCGGCGTACTTGGCCACTATCAATCCGTGCAGAATGGTCATACTCGAAAATCCGGTCTATGGTTTGCGTTCCTGGATGAGGGCTTCATTTCCCTTACTGATGTTGCCCTATGAACTCAAATACGACTTTAACCTTTATGAGTATATTCCGAACATTGTGAGTCCTGCGGTCATACTACAAACCAAAAAATCCAAAGACCTGAACAAATTAGAGCAAGCACATCTGCAATCTTTAATGTCAGATCCAAACAATTTTATTTGGCTTGACCATGCGGATAAAAGTTTTCCGCTTGAGGACGAGGAATACATACGTTTATTTGATCAATTAGTGAAGAGTTTATAATACTTTATGAGTAACCGATCCAAGCTGGAGAAATTTGCTGCCAATCTTGCATTTCCCAATGTATTTGAGAACATGGATTTTGATGAGCCCAAGTTGAGGAAGGGATTGAATCAGTATGTTGATTTTCGGAACAAATGGAAGGAAGAATATTTCAAAAATAATTCCCCATTGATCCTTGAGCTTGCCTGCGGTCGTGGAGAATACAGTCTGGGGATGGCCAGGATGCTGCCGGAGCGTAATTACGTAGGCGTTGACATTAAGGGAGCCAGAATCTGGAAAGGTGCCTCCACCGCATTAAATGAACAATTGAATCAAATTGTTTTTGTGCGTACAAAGATTGAATTGTTGGACAAATTTTTTGGGGAGGGAGAAGTGGATGAAATCTGGATTACTTTTCCGGATCCTTTTCCACGACCCAGTAAGTCGAATAAAAGACTCACATCCGATTATTACCTCGACCTCTATCATAAAATTCTAAAACCGGGCGCTTTGTTGCATCTCAAAACAGACGACCCTGGGCTGTATGACTTCAGTGTAGACAGGATGCAATCACATCCGGCCTTCACCTTGATATACCACGAGGATGACATTTATTCCAAACCACTGGTGACACCTGAACTTGAACTGAAGACTTATTATGAAAGAATGCATCTACAAGTAGGGAAAAAGATCAAATATATACGAGCCAAGCATTCTTAATGATTTAAAAAGTATTGCCTTTTTTAGTTTGTCTTAATCAAAAATCTAAAAAATTTCAGCTAATCCAATAGGACAGATAATACAGTACAATTCTTACATTTTTCTTTAGACTATTTATTCGTATTCATTGGAAATGACCATGGTATTTTTCTAAATTGGTGTGGAACAATTTAGGAAACTACCATGGTTATAACTAAATATCTACAAAAGGAGAACGAATATAATTACTTCAACCAAAATGAAGGGTTGCAAATCTGCAATTTGTT is part of the Candidatus Vicinibacter affinis genome and encodes:
- the trmB gene encoding tRNA (guanosine(46)-N7)-methyltransferase TrmB, which gives rise to MSNRSKLEKFAANLAFPNVFENMDFDEPKLRKGLNQYVDFRNKWKEEYFKNNSPLILELACGRGEYSLGMARMLPERNYVGVDIKGARIWKGASTALNEQLNQIVFVRTKIELLDKFFGEGEVDEIWITFPDPFPRPSKSNKRLTSDYYLDLYHKILKPGALLHLKTDDPGLYDFSVDRMQSHPAFTLIYHEDDIYSKPLVTPELELKTYYERMHLQVGKKIKYIRAKHS